From a region of the Chitinophaga caseinilytica genome:
- a CDS encoding class I SAM-dependent methyltransferase translates to MLATSASFRFLHRIIGNGGPEPHEYAELNEIFEYIAAALRAGELSKADRESLYEGFGSNEAIGHTILGHARAKPFGYAGDFLIIDKIYRQEVTEDGRLCKWDIFWHRQPATRAVRNRKDYFIRMVRKTLRARDSFRLLNIASGPGRDLAEAYARIDPARMQTVCVEADDKAIAYASNLNAAFKNHIEFIHRNVFRFDTHQRFDVAWSAGLFDYFEDGVFVKLLQKMMGWTKPGGEVIVGNFGDHNPTRGYMEIISEWYLHHRSAGHLRDLALRAGADAERVYVEREPEGVNLFLHIGV, encoded by the coding sequence ATGTTAGCAACATCCGCATCATTCCGGTTTTTACACCGCATCATCGGCAACGGCGGCCCCGAGCCCCACGAATACGCCGAGCTGAACGAGATTTTCGAATACATCGCCGCGGCCCTCCGTGCCGGGGAGCTCTCGAAAGCCGACCGGGAATCCCTGTACGAAGGGTTCGGCAGCAACGAAGCCATCGGCCACACCATCCTCGGCCATGCCCGCGCCAAACCATTCGGGTACGCCGGCGATTTTCTCATCATCGATAAAATTTACCGGCAGGAAGTGACGGAAGACGGGCGCCTGTGCAAGTGGGACATCTTCTGGCATCGCCAACCCGCCACCCGCGCGGTCCGCAACCGGAAAGACTATTTCATCCGCATGGTCCGCAAAACCCTCCGCGCCCGCGATTCCTTCCGCCTGCTCAACATCGCCAGCGGCCCGGGCCGCGATCTCGCGGAAGCGTACGCCCGTATCGATCCCGCCAGGATGCAGACGGTTTGCGTGGAAGCAGACGATAAAGCCATCGCGTACGCGTCCAACCTCAATGCTGCCTTCAAAAATCATATCGAATTCATCCACCGGAACGTGTTCCGCTTCGATACGCACCAGCGGTTCGATGTGGCCTGGAGCGCAGGACTGTTCGACTATTTCGAAGATGGTGTTTTCGTGAAGCTGTTGCAGAAGATGATGGGCTGGACGAAGCCCGGCGGCGAAGTGATCGTTGGTAATTTCGGCGACCATAACCCCACGCGCGGTTATATGGAGATCATCAGCGAATGGTACCTCCATCACCGTTCCGCCGGCCATCTGCGCGATCTGGCTTTGCGCGCAGGCGCGGATGCGGAGCGGGTATATGTGGAACGCGAGCCCGAGGGCGTGAACCTCTTCCTGCACATCGGCGTGTAA
- a CDS encoding serine hydrolase, with protein MPNHRFCLRALCLFVALPLAAFSQKEDRKLTAQLLELTRSFNGDVGIYVQHLKTGRFAAINADTVFPTASIVKVPLLVGLFDKIEKGELKYHQPMVYRDSAKYGGSGIMQFFKDSAETEISVLAALMMSYSDNTTSLWNQALAGGGQRVNEILEQYGFRDTRVNSRTPGRADIWKIYGWGQTTPREMARLVTLIRKGEILSPAACDRMYRLMCRGYYDESSLSQIPPFVQAAHKTGSVDASRSEVVLVNAPHGDYVFHIATKNNKDQRWVDDNEAVVLIRNVSALIWRHFEPKSDWKPLYTVYK; from the coding sequence ATGCCGAACCATCGCTTTTGCCTCCGGGCGCTCTGCCTTTTCGTGGCCCTTCCGCTCGCGGCCTTTTCCCAGAAGGAAGACCGTAAGCTCACCGCCCAATTGCTCGAACTGACGCGCAGTTTCAACGGCGATGTGGGTATTTACGTGCAGCACCTGAAAACGGGCCGTTTCGCTGCCATCAACGCCGATACGGTATTCCCGACCGCCAGCATCGTGAAAGTACCGCTGCTGGTGGGGCTGTTCGACAAGATCGAGAAGGGGGAACTGAAATACCACCAGCCCATGGTCTACCGCGATTCCGCGAAGTACGGCGGCTCGGGGATCATGCAGTTCTTCAAAGACAGCGCCGAAACGGAAATCAGCGTGCTGGCCGCGCTCATGATGTCTTACAGCGACAACACCACTTCGCTCTGGAACCAGGCGCTGGCCGGCGGCGGGCAACGTGTCAACGAAATCCTCGAGCAATACGGTTTCAGGGATACCCGCGTGAATTCGCGCACGCCCGGCCGTGCCGATATCTGGAAAATTTATGGTTGGGGACAGACAACGCCCCGCGAAATGGCGCGCCTGGTGACGTTGATCCGGAAAGGAGAAATATTGAGCCCCGCCGCGTGCGACCGCATGTACCGGCTCATGTGCCGCGGTTATTACGACGAATCTTCCCTGTCGCAAATCCCGCCGTTCGTGCAGGCCGCCCATAAAACGGGATCGGTAGATGCGTCGCGGTCGGAAGTGGTGCTGGTGAATGCGCCGCATGGCGATTACGTGTTCCATATCGCTACGAAGAACAATAAAGACCAGCGTTGGGTAGACGATAATGAAGCGGTGGTATTGATCAGGAACGTATCCGCGCTGATCTGGCGGCACTTTGAGCCGAAGAGCGACTGGAAGCCGCTGTACACGGTTTACAAGTGA
- a CDS encoding DMT family transporter — MNNSHAPMHTRGLISILVVLLIWGSSFSVTKYVVTEIPPLTAATLRNVIACIALLPFYLVSRRRTKAPLPLGKLTLMGLSGTTLYYLCFNTGMHYIPASTGALIEGLVPVAIAVPAALILKEHLGKRLVAGIVLSVAGVILVGFVGNRGHGAGSTLGSALIVAAVCLWSVYTLLSRTMKDHDTLQVTAVSMMIGTALSIPIGWIEVQQTGFPEISWKAWLGLGYCGILSSAVAYFLYNKALENLPAAQVGNFLNLNPVIGAIVAFIFLRETFTSLQWAGGVLVIAGIWLSSRKSGPVPEK, encoded by the coding sequence ATGAACAACAGCCATGCCCCGATGCATACGCGGGGGCTTATTTCGATATTGGTGGTGCTCCTGATCTGGGGGAGCTCGTTTTCGGTGACGAAGTATGTGGTGACGGAGATCCCGCCGTTGACGGCGGCTACGCTCCGTAACGTGATCGCCTGCATCGCGCTGCTGCCATTTTATTTGGTAAGCAGGCGGCGGACGAAAGCCCCGCTGCCGTTGGGAAAGCTCACGTTGATGGGGCTTTCCGGCACCACGTTGTATTATCTCTGCTTCAACACCGGCATGCACTATATCCCCGCCAGTACCGGCGCCCTGATCGAAGGCCTCGTGCCGGTGGCCATCGCCGTGCCGGCCGCGCTGATATTGAAGGAGCACCTGGGCAAAAGGCTCGTGGCGGGGATCGTTCTGTCCGTCGCCGGTGTGATCCTCGTTGGCTTCGTGGGCAACCGCGGCCACGGGGCCGGCAGCACCCTCGGCAGCGCGCTCATCGTAGCCGCCGTGTGCCTCTGGAGCGTGTACACGCTGCTGTCCCGCACCATGAAAGATCATGATACCCTGCAGGTAACCGCCGTGAGCATGATGATCGGCACCGCGCTGTCTATCCCCATCGGGTGGATAGAAGTTCAGCAGACAGGGTTTCCGGAGATTTCGTGGAAAGCCTGGCTGGGATTGGGTTACTGCGGCATCCTGTCGTCTGCCGTGGCGTATTTCCTTTACAACAAAGCCCTCGAAAACCTGCCCGCCGCACAGGTCGGGAATTTCCTGAACCTCAACCCCGTTATCGGCGCCATCGTCGCCTTCATCTTCCTGCGCGAAACCTTTACCAGCCTGCAATGGGCCGGCGGCGTGCTGGTGATCGCCGGGATATGGCTGAGTTCGAGGAAAAGCGGCCCGGTGCCGGAAAAATAG
- a CDS encoding alpha-galactosidase, with the protein MNMKSTWMLGMMLAAVTVNAQVPRSPKPDWLVSPVKQKATITETGKDIVLGNGLVQRKFRTQPNLACYDYLNLVTGQQLLRAVKPEARVTVNGRTLNVGGLRGQKENAYLQPEWLDGFTAGESDFRYIRHTESALKPRVNWKGAYWAANRNQPTGRQIEFYYESTAPEAKGVAVIVSYAIYDGLPLIAKWVTVQNKSGADVTVNGIVHEILGMVEEESAVVGTPEKLKKPQGIYFETNYAFNNAMNYPVSDQTSHWKLDSSYTSQVNYDYGTPCLFEAYPDKVTAVNLANGESMTSPATWELLMDGDDRERRGLAVRKMYRTIAPWTTGNPIFMHLVSKNDQEVKSAVDQCAATGYEALILSFGSHVNMEDTAAANIARWKSLSDYAHAKGILIGGYSLFSSRRISDKDDVINPATGKPGGAFFGNAPCFGSEWGLAYRDKIKYFIKQTGFDIWENDGPYPGDVCASTTHPGHKDQHDSQWRQMEIQKELYRSLNEQGVYVNAPDWYFLDGTNKIALGYREVNFSLSRDQQKILNRQNIYDGTWAKTPSMGWGFVPLTKYQGGGPEAVLEPLNEHLDDYKQLMFQYYGSGVQACYRGPRLYDTDATKAVVKDMVTWYKKYRNILNADVIHLRRADARDWDGILHADPQGKEKGFLILYNPLKTAITRTIRVPLYYTGLTATAKVSANGTAPKSYTLNRDYTIDMTVTLAPESYNWWVIQ; encoded by the coding sequence ATGAATATGAAAAGCACCTGGATGTTGGGAATGATGCTGGCCGCCGTAACAGTGAACGCGCAGGTCCCCCGTTCCCCAAAGCCCGACTGGCTCGTTTCGCCCGTCAAGCAGAAAGCGACGATCACCGAAACCGGAAAAGACATTGTGCTCGGCAACGGCCTCGTTCAACGGAAGTTCCGCACACAGCCCAACCTGGCCTGTTACGATTACCTCAACCTCGTTACCGGCCAGCAGCTCCTCCGCGCCGTGAAACCTGAAGCCAGGGTCACCGTCAACGGCAGAACCCTGAACGTGGGCGGCCTCCGCGGACAAAAAGAAAACGCCTATCTCCAGCCCGAATGGCTCGACGGCTTTACGGCGGGCGAAAGCGATTTCCGATACATCCGCCACACCGAATCCGCGCTGAAACCCCGTGTAAACTGGAAAGGCGCCTATTGGGCCGCCAACCGCAACCAGCCCACCGGCCGCCAGATCGAGTTTTACTATGAAAGCACCGCGCCCGAGGCCAAAGGCGTTGCCGTGATCGTCAGCTACGCCATTTACGACGGGCTCCCGCTCATCGCCAAATGGGTGACGGTACAGAATAAAAGTGGTGCCGATGTAACCGTGAATGGCATCGTGCACGAGATTTTGGGCATGGTGGAAGAGGAAAGCGCCGTGGTAGGCACGCCCGAAAAACTCAAAAAGCCCCAGGGCATTTATTTCGAAACGAATTATGCGTTCAACAACGCGATGAATTATCCCGTGAGTGACCAAACCTCCCACTGGAAACTGGATTCGTCGTACACCTCGCAGGTAAACTACGATTACGGCACGCCCTGCCTTTTCGAAGCGTATCCCGACAAGGTGACGGCCGTTAACCTGGCAAACGGAGAAAGCATGACCTCGCCCGCCACCTGGGAACTGCTCATGGATGGCGACGACCGGGAAAGACGCGGCCTCGCCGTTCGCAAAATGTACCGCACCATCGCGCCCTGGACCACCGGCAACCCCATTTTCATGCACCTGGTGAGCAAAAATGACCAGGAGGTGAAGTCGGCCGTCGACCAATGCGCGGCAACCGGCTACGAAGCGCTCATCCTCAGTTTCGGCAGTCATGTCAACATGGAAGACACCGCTGCGGCCAACATCGCAAGGTGGAAATCGTTGAGTGATTATGCACATGCGAAAGGCATCCTCATCGGCGGATATTCCCTGTTCAGCTCCCGCCGCATCAGCGATAAGGACGATGTGATCAATCCTGCCACGGGCAAGCCCGGCGGCGCTTTCTTCGGCAACGCGCCCTGCTTCGGCAGCGAATGGGGGCTGGCGTACCGCGACAAGATCAAGTATTTCATCAAACAGACCGGTTTCGATATCTGGGAGAACGACGGGCCCTATCCCGGCGATGTATGCGCCTCCACGACGCACCCCGGGCATAAGGACCAGCACGATTCGCAATGGCGCCAGATGGAGATCCAGAAAGAATTGTACCGTTCCCTCAACGAGCAGGGCGTGTACGTGAACGCGCCCGACTGGTACTTCCTCGATGGCACCAACAAAATTGCATTGGGTTACCGCGAAGTGAATTTCTCCCTTTCCCGCGACCAGCAGAAAATCCTCAACCGGCAGAATATCTATGACGGGACGTGGGCGAAAACGCCTTCCATGGGCTGGGGCTTCGTGCCGCTCACCAAATACCAGGGCGGTGGCCCGGAAGCCGTGCTGGAGCCGCTGAACGAGCATCTGGACGATTACAAACAGTTGATGTTCCAATACTACGGTTCCGGTGTGCAGGCCTGCTACCGCGGCCCCAGGTTGTACGACACCGACGCCACGAAGGCCGTCGTGAAAGACATGGTGACCTGGTACAAAAAGTACCGCAACATCCTCAATGCGGACGTCATCCACCTTCGCCGCGCCGATGCCCGCGATTGGGACGGCATCCTGCACGCCGATCCGCAAGGGAAGGAGAAAGGGTTCCTCATCCTCTACAACCCCCTCAAAACGGCCATTACCCGCACTATCCGCGTGCCGCTCTATTATACAGGGCTAACGGCCACGGCTAAAGTATCCGCCAACGGCACCGCGCCGAAAAGCTACACCCTCAACCGCGATTACACGATCGATATGACCGTGACGCTGGCGCCGGAAAGCTACAACTGGTGGGTGATCCAGTAA
- a CDS encoding ABC transporter permease — protein MIRNYLKIAWRNLLKNKTFSLINIAGLSIGMAVALLIGLWLHDELTFDKSFPNHDRIVQVMQHQTYNGVVSTQTANPYLMAGAIREKYGADFKYVVQASWINGHVLSYKDKALSRNGSYYEPAFPEMLSLEMVAGTRNGLQDINSAMISESTAKAFFGDGEAVGQILKIDNQLPVKVTGVYKDLPQNSEFAGLQFMCPWALYLSDNTWIREMENPWRSNFTQTYAMLADNVDLATVSEKIRNVKLDNVREEEKVFNPQVFLWPMAKWHLYNDWKNGINMGGRINSVWLFGIIGVFVLLLACINFMNLSTARSEKRAREVGIRKAVGSHRRQLIFQFFSESTLLALIGFVLSIALIAAALPLFNEIAGKTMVLPLREPLFWAAGLAFVVLTGLLAGSYPAFYLSSFQPVKVLKGTFKAGRHAAIPRKALVVLQFTVSVMLIIGTLIVFKQIRHAQDRQVGYEREGLIYVFMSTKELQDHYDVIRNQAIASGAVTEVSHSSSPPNSVYAINNGFTWEGMEEGAQGNFVQVDVSHDYGKAVQWEIVQGRDFSKQLASDSNAMVLNESAVKFMQLKNPIGSIIKKDGHAHTVVGVVKDMIMQSPYSPVFRTIWTIDPEGGNIYLMRLNPDKPTAASLKQLEAVFAKYNPGIPFMYEFVDVQYKQKFLSEQRIGKLSAYFAMLAVFISCLGLFGMASFMAEQRTKEIGVRKVMGASVFSLWRLMSTDFAILVLIALAIAVPLGWWGMQYWLNNFEYRTIVSWDIIALTCLGAMSIAILTISTQSIRAALTDPVKSLRSE, from the coding sequence ATGATCCGGAATTATCTGAAAATCGCCTGGAGGAATCTCCTCAAAAACAAGACGTTCTCGCTGATCAACATCGCGGGACTGTCGATCGGGATGGCCGTTGCCCTCCTGATCGGGCTTTGGCTCCACGACGAGCTGACGTTCGACAAGAGTTTTCCCAACCACGACCGCATCGTGCAGGTGATGCAGCACCAGACCTATAACGGTGTTGTAAGCACGCAAACCGCCAACCCTTACCTGATGGCCGGGGCGATCCGGGAAAAGTACGGTGCGGATTTCAAGTATGTGGTGCAGGCCAGCTGGATCAACGGGCATGTGCTTTCGTATAAAGACAAAGCGTTATCACGCAATGGCAGTTACTATGAACCAGCGTTCCCGGAAATGTTGTCACTCGAAATGGTGGCCGGTACGCGTAACGGGCTGCAAGACATCAATTCGGCGATGATCTCGGAATCCACCGCGAAAGCGTTTTTCGGCGATGGGGAAGCGGTGGGCCAAATCCTCAAAATCGACAACCAGCTTCCGGTAAAAGTAACCGGTGTGTATAAAGACCTCCCGCAAAATTCGGAATTCGCGGGCCTTCAGTTCATGTGCCCCTGGGCTTTGTATCTGTCAGACAATACCTGGATCCGGGAAATGGAAAACCCCTGGCGCTCCAATTTCACGCAAACCTATGCCATGCTGGCCGACAACGTAGACCTGGCAACGGTTTCCGAGAAGATCAGGAATGTAAAGCTGGACAATGTCAGGGAAGAAGAGAAAGTTTTCAACCCACAGGTTTTCCTTTGGCCGATGGCGAAATGGCATCTGTACAATGACTGGAAAAACGGAATAAATATGGGCGGCCGGATCAATTCGGTATGGCTGTTCGGCATCATCGGCGTATTTGTGCTGCTGCTGGCCTGCATCAATTTCATGAACCTCAGTACCGCCCGCAGCGAAAAGCGTGCGCGGGAAGTGGGCATCCGCAAGGCCGTGGGCTCTCATCGCCGGCAACTGATTTTCCAGTTTTTCAGTGAATCCACTTTGCTGGCACTGATAGGCTTCGTACTGTCGATCGCGTTAATAGCAGCTGCCCTCCCCTTGTTCAATGAAATTGCGGGCAAGACGATGGTTTTGCCGCTGCGGGAGCCGCTTTTCTGGGCGGCCGGCCTCGCTTTTGTGGTGTTGACAGGCCTGCTTGCCGGTAGTTACCCAGCGTTCTACCTGTCGTCCTTTCAACCGGTAAAAGTGCTGAAAGGCACGTTCAAGGCGGGACGGCATGCTGCCATTCCCCGAAAAGCCTTGGTGGTATTGCAATTCACCGTTTCGGTAATGCTCATTATCGGCACGCTCATCGTTTTCAAACAGATCCGCCATGCGCAAGACAGGCAGGTAGGCTACGAGCGGGAAGGCCTGATATATGTGTTTATGTCTACCAAAGAGCTGCAGGATCATTACGATGTGATCCGCAACCAGGCGATCGCATCCGGCGCGGTGACGGAAGTTTCCCATTCTTCTTCGCCGCCGAATTCGGTGTATGCCATCAACAACGGGTTTACCTGGGAAGGGATGGAAGAAGGCGCGCAGGGGAACTTCGTGCAGGTAGATGTTTCCCACGACTACGGAAAGGCCGTGCAATGGGAGATTGTGCAGGGGCGCGACTTTTCAAAACAACTTGCATCAGATTCCAACGCGATGGTACTCAATGAATCGGCGGTAAAATTCATGCAGTTGAAAAACCCCATCGGCTCCATTATCAAAAAAGACGGACATGCCCATACCGTGGTGGGCGTTGTAAAAGATATGATCATGCAATCCCCCTATTCGCCGGTGTTCCGCACCATTTGGACCATCGATCCGGAAGGAGGCAATATCTACCTCATGCGGCTCAATCCAGACAAGCCTACCGCCGCTTCACTCAAACAGCTGGAAGCGGTTTTCGCAAAGTACAACCCCGGTATTCCTTTCATGTACGAATTCGTGGACGTGCAGTATAAACAGAAATTCCTGTCGGAACAGCGGATCGGGAAGTTATCGGCCTATTTCGCCATGCTGGCGGTTTTCATCAGTTGCCTGGGGCTCTTCGGCATGGCGAGCTTCATGGCGGAGCAGCGCACCAAAGAAATCGGGGTCAGGAAAGTGATGGGCGCATCCGTATTCAGCCTGTGGCGGCTCATGTCTACCGATTTCGCCATACTCGTATTGATCGCCCTGGCGATAGCGGTGCCCCTGGGCTGGTGGGGCATGCAATACTGGCTGAACAATTTCGAATACCGGACCATCGTTTCATGGGACATTATCGCCCTCACCTGCCTCGGCGCCATGTCCATCGCCATCCTCACCATCAGCACGCAAAGTATCCGCGCGGCTTTGACAGACCCCGTCAAGAGCCTCCGGTCCGAATAA
- a CDS encoding cation-translocating P-type ATPase encodes MEFHSRIEDLIQQFGADPSAGLSPDRSAELLAEHGPNELAATRRESPWLILLHQFMSPVIYLLLIAMGMSLFFREWLDAIAIAVVILLNALIGFIMEFQAEKAMDALRQMTTQSARVLRGGQITEIPSTEIVPGDMLLLDAGDMVQADGRIITSTSLQADESALTGESLPVEKSPAELPEDTPLAERTNMVYKGTFIRNGNAHVLCTATGMKTELGQIAHMVAGAQKSATPLEKKLESFSKRLIGITVVIVVLIFGAGVLNQVPILEMLKTSIALAVAAIPEGLPVVATLSLARGMISMARQNVIVKKLSAVETLGATTVICTDKTGTLTENRMQVTEAWLPGADWKQGAEPPAGEVFRLLRETAVLCNNATLNGDQHIGDPIEVSLLQFAGETGAEEGPIRAGFQKMDEAPFNSDTRVMATLHQNNGRFRVSAKGATEDLLEYCTAILKNGQPQPLTGADKKEWMDATEKLAASGLKTLGYASREESARPGEMLQELVFLGITGFMDPPRAGVKNVIRECHGAGIRVLMLTGDHPATAATIAKQLDIVEEGQKPVVTGRELEKDAGAWEGAAVFARVSPKQKLDLVKGLQDQHQIVAMTGDGVNDAPALKKADIGIAMGIRGTQVSQEVADMVLKDDAFESIVMAVRQGRVIFTNIRRFIIFLLSCNLSELLVIGLVATFNIPFQLVAIQILFINLITDVFPAMALGFTEGDETVMQKNPRDPRKPILSRNGWTWIWVYAAVIGGSALGAAFTAEYFREGETDRHAANNVLFYTLILSQLFHALSMKEPREKFLGGPVMRNKYLIGSIFLSAGITFGCLFIPPVAEALRLQMMPAIDWWLTLGFSAASLLVVRLLSGIFMRK; translated from the coding sequence ATGGAATTTCATAGCCGTATCGAAGATTTAATACAGCAGTTCGGGGCCGACCCTTCCGCCGGGCTTTCCCCCGACCGATCGGCCGAATTGCTGGCCGAACATGGGCCCAATGAACTGGCCGCCACCCGGCGGGAATCGCCCTGGCTGATCCTTTTGCACCAGTTCATGAGCCCCGTGATCTACCTGTTGCTCATCGCCATGGGGATGTCTTTGTTCTTCCGGGAATGGCTGGACGCGATCGCCATCGCCGTGGTGATCCTCCTCAACGCACTCATCGGCTTCATTATGGAATTCCAGGCGGAAAAGGCCATGGACGCCCTCCGGCAGATGACGACACAGTCGGCCCGCGTGCTCCGGGGCGGACAGATCACCGAAATCCCTTCCACCGAAATCGTCCCGGGCGACATGCTGCTGCTCGACGCCGGCGATATGGTACAGGCTGATGGACGGATAATCACATCCACAAGCCTCCAGGCCGATGAGTCCGCCCTCACCGGTGAATCGCTCCCAGTCGAAAAATCGCCGGCGGAGCTACCGGAAGACACGCCCCTGGCCGAGCGCACCAACATGGTCTACAAAGGCACCTTTATCCGCAACGGAAACGCCCATGTGCTGTGTACCGCCACCGGCATGAAAACCGAGCTGGGGCAGATCGCGCATATGGTGGCGGGAGCGCAGAAATCGGCCACGCCGCTGGAAAAGAAGCTGGAAAGCTTCAGCAAACGGCTCATCGGCATCACGGTGGTGATCGTGGTCCTGATCTTCGGGGCGGGTGTGCTGAACCAGGTGCCCATCCTGGAAATGCTGAAAACATCCATCGCGCTGGCCGTGGCGGCCATTCCGGAAGGATTGCCCGTGGTGGCGACGCTGAGCCTGGCGCGGGGGATGATCAGTATGGCGCGGCAGAACGTGATCGTGAAAAAACTCTCCGCCGTGGAAACCCTCGGGGCCACGACGGTGATCTGTACAGATAAAACCGGGACGCTGACGGAAAACAGGATGCAGGTGACGGAAGCCTGGCTGCCCGGCGCCGATTGGAAACAAGGAGCGGAGCCCCCGGCCGGGGAGGTCTTCCGCCTGCTGCGGGAAACGGCGGTGCTCTGCAACAACGCCACCCTGAACGGCGATCAGCACATCGGCGACCCCATAGAAGTGAGCCTCCTTCAATTTGCCGGGGAAACCGGTGCGGAAGAGGGACCGATCCGCGCGGGTTTCCAAAAGATGGACGAAGCCCCCTTCAACTCCGATACCCGCGTCATGGCTACGCTGCATCAAAACAACGGCCGGTTCCGCGTGTCCGCCAAAGGCGCCACGGAAGACCTGCTGGAGTATTGCACCGCCATCCTCAAAAACGGCCAACCGCAGCCCCTCACCGGCGCCGACAAAAAAGAATGGATGGACGCCACGGAAAAACTGGCCGCATCGGGCCTCAAAACCCTCGGTTACGCCAGCCGGGAAGAAAGCGCCCGGCCCGGTGAAATGTTGCAGGAGCTGGTGTTCCTCGGCATTACGGGGTTCATGGACCCGCCGCGCGCCGGCGTTAAAAACGTTATCCGCGAATGCCACGGCGCGGGCATCCGGGTGCTCATGCTCACGGGCGACCATCCCGCCACGGCCGCAACCATCGCCAAACAGCTCGATATCGTGGAAGAAGGGCAGAAACCGGTGGTAACGGGCCGGGAGCTGGAAAAGGACGCCGGGGCCTGGGAAGGCGCCGCCGTGTTCGCCAGGGTGAGCCCCAAACAGAAGCTGGATCTCGTAAAAGGGCTGCAGGATCAACACCAGATCGTTGCCATGACGGGCGACGGCGTCAACGACGCGCCGGCGCTCAAAAAGGCGGATATCGGCATCGCGATGGGGATCCGCGGCACGCAGGTGTCGCAGGAAGTGGCGGATATGGTGCTGAAAGACGATGCCTTCGAATCCATCGTGATGGCCGTGCGGCAGGGGAGGGTCATTTTCACGAACATCCGCCGGTTCATTATTTTCCTGTTATCCTGCAATTTGAGCGAACTGCTGGTGATAGGGCTGGTGGCCACTTTCAACATTCCCTTTCAGCTGGTGGCCATTCAAATCCTGTTCATTAACCTCATTACCGACGTATTTCCCGCCATGGCGCTGGGTTTCACGGAGGGAGACGAAACCGTCATGCAGAAAAATCCCCGCGATCCGCGCAAGCCCATCCTCAGCCGCAACGGCTGGACGTGGATCTGGGTATACGCAGCCGTCATCGGCGGAAGCGCATTGGGCGCGGCTTTCACGGCGGAGTATTTCCGGGAGGGGGAAACTGACCGGCATGCGGCCAATAACGTACTTTTTTATACCCTCATCCTTTCCCAACTCTTCCACGCGCTCAGCATGAAGGAACCGCGCGAGAAATTCCTCGGCGGCCCCGTGATGCGGAATAAATACCTGATCGGTTCGATTTTCCTCAGCGCGGGTATCACGTTCGGATGCCTGTTCATTCCGCCGGTGGCGGAAGCGCTGCGCCTGCAGATGATGCCGGCGATAGACTGGTGGCTGACGTTGGGATTCAGTGCAGCGTCGTTGCTGGTGGTGCGGCTGCTGTCGGGGATTTTTATGCGGAAGTGA
- a CDS encoding methylated-DNA--[protein]-cysteine S-methyltransferase — protein MLTRERMYQAIVEKDTSFEGTFFTAVKTTGIFCRPSCTARKPKLENVEFVTSAKEAIQKGYRPCKVCRPLEKSGETPAPIRELLEALYADPSKKFRDGELTALGLEPTTLRRWFLKNHGITFHAYQRMFRLNSAFRHLREGASVTGTAFEAGYDSLSGFADSFKSVFGVAPSNSRSRNVVNVSRLETPLGTMFACAAASGICLLEFSDRKMLETELKDIARLHNAEIIPGHNPHFDTLRSQLDEYFEGKRKSFSVPLFMPGTPFQQQVWQLLLDVPFGTTSTYKRQAQTLGSPSAIRAVARANGMNRISILVPCHRIISEDGQLTGYGGGVHRKQWLLDHEKKNA, from the coding sequence ATGCTTACCCGAGAGAGAATGTACCAGGCCATTGTTGAAAAAGACACCTCGTTCGAAGGCACTTTCTTCACCGCCGTCAAAACCACCGGCATTTTTTGCAGGCCCAGCTGCACTGCGCGCAAACCGAAACTGGAAAACGTGGAATTCGTGACCTCCGCCAAAGAAGCCATCCAGAAAGGTTACCGCCCCTGCAAAGTGTGCCGTCCGCTGGAGAAAAGCGGCGAAACCCCGGCGCCCATCCGCGAACTGCTCGAAGCATTGTACGCCGACCCGTCGAAGAAATTCCGCGACGGAGAACTGACCGCCCTCGGCCTGGAGCCCACCACCCTCCGCCGCTGGTTCCTGAAAAACCACGGTATCACGTTCCACGCCTATCAGCGGATGTTCCGCCTCAACTCCGCTTTCCGCCACCTGCGGGAAGGCGCGTCGGTCACCGGCACCGCCTTCGAAGCCGGGTACGATTCGCTGAGTGGCTTCGCCGATTCGTTCAAATCCGTTTTCGGCGTGGCACCCTCCAACAGCCGGAGCCGCAACGTAGTGAACGTTTCCCGCCTGGAAACCCCGCTGGGCACCATGTTCGCCTGTGCCGCCGCGTCGGGCATCTGCCTCCTCGAATTCTCCGACCGCAAAATGCTCGAAACGGAACTGAAAGACATCGCACGGCTGCACAACGCCGAGATCATCCCCGGCCACAATCCCCATTTCGATACGCTGCGCTCGCAGCTCGACGAATATTTCGAAGGGAAGCGAAAATCCTTCAGCGTACCGCTTTTCATGCCCGGAACGCCCTTCCAGCAACAGGTCTGGCAATTGCTGCTGGACGTGCCCTTCGGAACAACGAGCACTTATAAACGGCAGGCACAAACGCTGGGATCCCCTTCGGCCATCCGCGCCGTAGCCCGCGCCAACGGCATGAACCGCATTTCCATCCTCGTGCCCTGCCACCGCATCATCAGCGAAGACGGACAGCTCACCGGGTACGGCGGCGGCGTGCACCGCAAACAATGGCTCCTCGATCATGAAAAGAAAAATGCATAG